A genomic stretch from Pararhizobium sp. IMCC21322 includes:
- a CDS encoding acetyl-CoA acetyltransferase, with protein MNSDPVIVGWAHSRFGKSDAPDVEALMAEIGGAALDHAGVTPDSVDFASIGVLNNGFSDQGFEAALLGVVVPGLEHTPAIRTENACATGSAALYTAADFIASGRGRIALVVGAEKMSATSNAKVGDILLSASYRKEEAGVSGGFAGIFAQITQSYFQKNGDRSAEMAMIAAKNHANGVHNPFAHMQRDFGFDFCNTVSEKNPLVAPPLRRTDCSLVSDGAAAIVLADRETAKDLARAISFRARANSNDVFPLSRRDMTAFEGAHRAWTQAKTSSGVDLDALDFVETHDCFTIAEMIEYEAMGLTKRGEGWKAAREGWTRKDGKLPVNPSGGLKSKGHPIGATGVSMHVMAAMQLMGEAGDMQIPNAELGAVFNMGGAAVSNYVSILERVQ; from the coding sequence ATGAATTCAGATCCCGTGATCGTTGGATGGGCGCATAGCCGGTTCGGCAAAAGTGATGCCCCAGATGTGGAAGCGCTTATGGCTGAAATTGGCGGGGCGGCTTTGGACCATGCAGGTGTTACGCCCGATAGTGTTGATTTCGCCTCAATTGGCGTTCTCAATAACGGGTTTTCAGATCAGGGTTTTGAAGCGGCCCTGCTTGGTGTTGTTGTGCCGGGCCTTGAGCACACGCCTGCCATTCGCACAGAAAACGCCTGTGCCACAGGTTCGGCGGCGCTGTATACCGCTGCCGACTTTATTGCCAGCGGACGCGGACGCATTGCCTTGGTCGTGGGGGCGGAAAAAATGTCTGCCACCTCAAACGCAAAAGTCGGCGATATTCTTCTCAGCGCGTCCTATCGCAAAGAAGAGGCGGGGGTTAGCGGTGGTTTCGCTGGTATTTTTGCACAGATAACACAATCCTATTTCCAGAAGAACGGCGATCGAAGCGCCGAAATGGCGATGATTGCGGCCAAAAACCATGCCAATGGTGTACATAATCCCTTTGCCCATATGCAGCGGGATTTTGGCTTTGATTTCTGCAATACGGTGTCCGAGAAGAACCCGTTGGTGGCGCCTCCCCTCAGACGTACGGACTGCTCGCTGGTATCGGATGGTGCTGCCGCGATTGTCCTTGCTGACCGGGAAACCGCTAAAGATCTGGCGCGGGCTATCAGCTTTCGCGCGCGGGCCAACAGCAATGATGTGTTTCCTCTGTCACGGCGTGACATGACCGCATTTGAGGGCGCGCATCGGGCCTGGACACAGGCCAAAACATCATCCGGTGTTGATCTGGATGCACTGGACTTTGTTGAAACCCATGACTGTTTTACAATTGCCGAGATGATTGAATATGAAGCGATGGGCCTGACCAAACGCGGTGAAGGATGGAAAGCGGCGCGTGAGGGTTGGACCCGGAAGGATGGAAAGTTGCCGGTGAACCCATCCGGCGGGTTGAAATCCAAGGGTCACCCAATTGGGGCAACCGGCGTTTCGATGCATGTTATGGCCGCCATGCAGTTAATGGGTGAAGCTGGCGACATGCAGATACCGAACGCCGAGCTTGGTGCTGTCTTTAACATGGGCGGTGCAGCGGTATCAAACTACGTCTCCATTCTTGAACGCGTGCAGTAA
- a CDS encoding DMT family transporter yields MNPLRGILLKLMSVTIFVAMASCIKAVADHIPPGEAVFFRSLFAIPVILVWLAWQHDLKQGLKTNNPMGHVWRGLVGTASMAMGFTALGLLPLPEVTAIGYAAPVLTVIFAAMFLGEQVRVFRLSAVVLGLVGVVVILMPRLTVISVESADKLETIGAFLTLISAVFMALAQVFIRKLVNTESTAAIVFYFSITATLLSLVSLPFGWVVPELPELGLLIMAGILGGIGQILLTMSYRFAETSVIAPFEYISILLAVIVGYTIFDEVLTANTLAGVALVILAGLIIIYRERKLGLERARQREAMTPQG; encoded by the coding sequence ATGAACCCACTACGCGGAATTTTACTGAAACTCATGTCGGTGACAATCTTTGTCGCCATGGCAAGCTGCATCAAAGCCGTTGCCGATCACATTCCACCTGGCGAGGCCGTCTTTTTCAGGTCACTGTTTGCCATTCCGGTCATTCTCGTTTGGCTTGCCTGGCAGCATGATTTGAAACAGGGCCTCAAAACCAACAACCCGATGGGCCATGTCTGGCGCGGACTGGTGGGGACAGCTTCCATGGCCATGGGCTTCACTGCGCTTGGGCTGTTGCCGCTGCCCGAAGTCACCGCAATTGGCTACGCTGCGCCTGTTTTGACCGTTATTTTTGCGGCAATGTTTTTGGGGGAACAGGTCCGGGTGTTTCGCCTGTCAGCGGTGGTTCTCGGACTGGTAGGAGTGGTTGTCATTCTGATGCCACGCCTCACTGTCATCAGCGTTGAATCTGCCGACAAGCTGGAGACCATCGGGGCGTTCCTGACCTTGATCAGTGCCGTTTTCATGGCTCTGGCTCAAGTGTTCATTCGCAAACTGGTCAACACAGAAAGCACGGCTGCGATTGTGTTCTACTTCTCCATCACTGCTACGCTGCTTTCCCTTGTATCCCTGCCCTTTGGCTGGGTTGTCCCGGAACTTCCCGAGTTGGGTTTGCTCATCATGGCGGGCATTCTGGGCGGGATTGGACAAATATTGCTGACCATGTCCTATCGGTTTGCTGAGACATCTGTCATTGCGCCTTTTGAATATATCTCGATCCTGTTGGCTGTCATTGTGGGCTACACAATATTTGATGAAGTTTTGACTGCCAATACACTCGCCGGCGTTGCGCTTGTGATCCTTGCCGGGTTGATCATTATCTATCGGGAACGCAAACTGGGGCTTGAACGCGCCCGCCAGCGGGAAGCCATGACGCCTCAGGGCTAG
- the betA gene encoding choline dehydrogenase yields the protein MQADFVIVGAGSAGCAMAYRLSENGKHSVLVIEYGGTDAGPFIQMPAALSYPMNMARYDWGYTSEPEPYLGGRELVVPRGKVVGGSSSINGMVYVRGHAKDFDYWAESGAEGWAYTDVLPYYKRMEHWHEGGHGGDRSWRGTRGPLHVTRGPRKNPLFQAFVDAGQQAGYPLTDDYNGEQQEGFGPMEQTVWRGRRWSAANAYLKPALKRDNCSIIRALAQRVVFEDGRAIGVEIKRGDQVETVRANREVILAASSINTPKLLMLSGIGPAEHLAEHGIAVVADRPGVGQNLQDHLELYIQMAASQPITLYKYWNLWGKALIGAQWLFTRTGMGASNQFESAAFIRSKAGVDYPDIQYHFLPIAVRYDGQTAAEGHGFQAHVGPMRSLSRGAVTLRSNNPDEAPKINFNYMSDDSDWQDFRTCIRLTREIFAQPAFKPYTSHEIQPGSALQSDDELDGFIRDHAESAYHPCGTAKMGSTDDLMAVVDPTCRVIGVEGLRVADSSIFPRITNGNLNAPSIMVGEKASDHILGRDPLSRSNSEPWLHPDWKTSQR from the coding sequence ATGCAAGCTGATTTTGTCATTGTTGGTGCCGGTTCTGCAGGCTGTGCCATGGCTTACCGCCTGTCGGAAAACGGCAAGCATTCGGTCCTTGTCATCGAATATGGCGGCACGGATGCTGGCCCATTTATTCAAATGCCAGCGGCCTTGTCCTATCCTATGAATATGGCGCGCTATGATTGGGGCTACACATCGGAGCCCGAACCCTATCTTGGCGGACGGGAGCTTGTCGTGCCGCGCGGCAAGGTCGTTGGCGGGTCATCCTCCATCAATGGCATGGTCTATGTGCGCGGCCATGCAAAGGACTTTGATTATTGGGCCGAAAGCGGCGCCGAGGGCTGGGCCTATACCGACGTGCTGCCCTATTACAAGCGCATGGAGCACTGGCATGAAGGCGGCCATGGCGGGGATCGTTCCTGGCGTGGCACGCGCGGGCCATTGCATGTTACCAGAGGACCGCGCAAAAACCCGTTGTTTCAGGCCTTTGTCGATGCCGGTCAACAGGCCGGGTATCCGCTCACCGACGATTATAATGGCGAGCAGCAAGAGGGTTTTGGCCCAATGGAGCAGACCGTGTGGCGCGGTCGGCGCTGGTCGGCGGCCAATGCCTATCTCAAACCGGCGTTAAAGCGGGACAATTGCTCAATCATCCGCGCCCTGGCGCAACGCGTGGTGTTTGAAGATGGCCGCGCCATTGGCGTGGAAATCAAGCGCGGTGATCAGGTTGAAACAGTCCGGGCAAACCGGGAAGTCATCCTTGCCGCTTCCTCCATCAACACACCAAAGCTTTTAATGTTGTCAGGCATCGGTCCAGCAGAGCATTTGGCGGAACACGGGATCGCAGTGGTGGCGGATCGTCCGGGCGTTGGACAAAACCTGCAGGATCATCTGGAGCTTTATATCCAGATGGCGGCCAGCCAACCCATCACGCTTTACAAATACTGGAACCTTTGGGGCAAGGCACTGATTGGTGCGCAGTGGTTGTTTACGCGCACCGGCATGGGCGCTTCCAACCAGTTCGAATCTGCCGCCTTCATTCGCTCAAAAGCCGGTGTGGATTACCCCGATATCCAGTATCACTTCCTGCCGATCGCTGTACGCTATGACGGCCAGACAGCGGCCGAAGGGCATGGGTTCCAGGCCCATGTCGGGCCAATGCGTTCTTTGTCTCGCGGTGCGGTTACACTGCGTTCCAACAATCCCGATGAGGCTCCGAAAATCAACTTCAACTATATGAGCGATGACAGTGACTGGCAGGATTTCAGAACCTGTATCAGGCTGACCCGCGAGATTTTCGCGCAACCTGCGTTCAAACCCTACACGTCACACGAAATTCAACCGGGCAGCGCGCTTCAAAGCGATGATGAGTTGGATGGGTTTATTCGTGACCATGCCGAGAGTGCCTATCACCCTTGCGGAACCGCCAAAATGGGCAGCACGGACGATCTCATGGCGGTTGTTGATCCAACCTGCCGCGTGATTGGCGTGGAGGGATTGCGGGTTGCTGACAGCTCAATCTTCCCCCGGATTACCAATGGCAATCTGAATGCCCCTTCCATCATGGTGGGTGAGAAGGCATCAGACCATATTCTGGGCCGTGATCCTCTGAGCCGATCCAATTCGGAACCATGGCTGCATCCGGATTGGAAGACATCACAAAGGTAA
- the betB gene encoding betaine-aldehyde dehydrogenase, whose protein sequence is MKAQPTASHFINGVYVEDTAGTPIDIIYPASGELIGRVYSATPSIIDQALSAAKTAQKSWARTSGTERGRILRKAADMIRDRNRDLSTLETLDTGKPLQETLVADATSGADALEYFGGLAASITGEHIPLGQDFVYTIREPLGVCVGIGAWNYPTQIACWKGAPALACGNAVVFKPSETTPLCALKIAEILVEAGLPAGLYNVVQGLGDVGSALVSDPRVDKVSLTGSVPTGKKVYAAAGAGVKHVTMELGGKSPLLVFDDADIEDAVGGAMLGNFYSSGQVCSNGTRVFVQDGILPAFLDRLAARTNAIRLGDPMDEETQMGPMVTEAQMDKVLAYIEIGKSEGARLVTGGKRAMGKNGFYIEPTVFADVTDDMRIAREEIFGPVMSVLSFSEESEAVARANDTEFGLSAGVFTKDLTRAHRVIADLEAGSCWINTYNLAPVEAPFGGVKQSGVGRENSKAAIEHYTQLKSVYVAMGPVEAPY, encoded by the coding sequence ATGAAAGCACAACCGACCGCCAGCCATTTCATCAATGGTGTCTATGTGGAAGATACGGCAGGAACGCCGATTGATATCATTTACCCGGCCAGTGGAGAGCTGATCGGACGGGTGTATTCGGCGACGCCCTCCATCATTGATCAGGCGCTAAGCGCTGCAAAAACCGCTCAGAAATCCTGGGCACGGACCAGTGGTACAGAGCGTGGGCGCATATTGCGCAAAGCCGCCGATATGATCCGGGACCGCAATCGCGACCTCAGCACGCTGGAGACATTGGACACCGGCAAGCCATTGCAGGAAACACTTGTGGCCGATGCCACATCGGGCGCCGATGCGCTGGAGTATTTCGGTGGGCTTGCAGCCTCCATTACGGGTGAGCACATCCCGCTTGGGCAGGATTTTGTCTACACCATTCGCGAGCCACTTGGTGTTTGTGTTGGCATCGGCGCCTGGAATTACCCCACTCAGATTGCCTGCTGGAAGGGCGCGCCCGCGCTTGCCTGTGGCAATGCTGTGGTGTTCAAACCGTCTGAAACCACACCGCTCTGCGCCCTAAAGATTGCTGAAATACTGGTGGAGGCAGGCCTGCCAGCCGGGCTTTACAATGTGGTTCAGGGTCTTGGCGATGTCGGGTCTGCACTGGTGTCTGATCCGCGGGTTGATAAAGTCTCTCTCACGGGATCGGTCCCCACAGGCAAAAAGGTTTACGCTGCAGCCGGTGCCGGTGTGAAACATGTAACCATGGAGCTTGGCGGCAAATCACCCCTTCTTGTGTTTGATGATGCCGATATTGAAGATGCGGTCGGCGGGGCGATGCTGGGCAATTTTTACTCCTCCGGTCAGGTCTGTTCCAATGGCACGCGGGTGTTTGTCCAGGATGGCATTCTTCCAGCATTTCTGGATCGGCTTGCAGCACGTACCAATGCGATCCGGCTTGGCGATCCGATGGATGAAGAGACGCAGATGGGGCCGATGGTTACCGAGGCGCAGATGGACAAAGTTCTGGCTTACATCGAGATCGGCAAATCCGAGGGTGCAAGATTGGTAACAGGCGGCAAGCGTGCCATGGGCAAAAACGGATTCTATATCGAACCCACCGTGTTTGCCGATGTTACAGATGATATGCGGATCGCCCGTGAGGAGATTTTCGGGCCGGTCATGTCGGTGTTGAGTTTCAGCGAAGAAAGCGAAGCTGTTGCGCGTGCCAATGACACCGAGTTCGGCCTGTCGGCCGGCGTTTTCACCAAGGATCTGACACGGGCTCATCGGGTCATTGCTGACCTTGAGGCCGGATCTTGCTGGATCAACACCTACAATCTTGCACCGGTGGAAGCCCCCTTTGGCGGCGTCAAGCAATCCGGTGTCGGACGAGAGAATTCCAAGGCAGCGATTGAGCATTACACCCAGTTGAAATCCGTCTATGTGGCCATGGGACCAGTAGAGGCACCTTACTGA
- the betI gene encoding transcriptional regulator BetI — MPKVGMEPIRRQALINATILEIGEIGSLDVTVGRIAKRAGVSSGLAHHYLGGKDQILLAAMRHILKIFGEHVRHELSLVKDPLDRLEAIITASFHPRNFAPEVVAAWLSFYVQAQKSKHAQRLLQVYARRLHSNLLFSLLQLTDPSRAEHIAQGLAAMIDGFYIRKALQDIAPSRLDTIATVAEYLHLQLGLKTTSVGIS, encoded by the coding sequence ATGCCCAAGGTCGGAATGGAGCCCATTCGCCGACAGGCCCTGATCAACGCCACCATTCTGGAAATCGGTGAAATCGGTTCGCTCGACGTAACAGTTGGCCGCATTGCAAAACGCGCAGGCGTTTCAAGTGGCCTGGCACATCATTATCTCGGCGGTAAAGATCAGATTTTGCTGGCTGCCATGCGTCATATTCTGAAAATATTCGGCGAGCATGTGCGCCATGAATTGTCGTTGGTAAAAGATCCGCTGGATCGACTGGAAGCCATCATCACTGCCAGCTTCCACCCGCGCAATTTTGCACCCGAGGTGGTGGCAGCATGGCTTTCCTTTTATGTTCAGGCACAAAAATCAAAGCACGCGCAGCGCCTGCTGCAGGTCTATGCACGACGCCTGCATTCCAACCTGCTATTCAGCCTTTTACAGCTGACCGATCCCAGCCGGGCAGAGCATATTGCACAAGGACTGGCAGCCATGATTGACGGATTTTACATTCGCAAAGCGCTGCAGGATATTGCGCCCAGCCGGCTGGATACAATCGCAACAGTGGCTGAGTATCTGCACTTGCAACTCGGTTTGAAAACTACATCGGTTGGGATTTCATAG
- the choX gene encoding choline ABC transporter substrate-binding protein: MRFFKTTAASILVLGTLSTAVQANCDAVTFSDVGWTDITATTAATTVLLDALGYETDVKVLSVPVTYTSMARGDIDVFLGNWMPTMEADIAPYREAKTVDTVRENLEGAKYTLATNAAGAKLGITDFASIAKNMEALEGKIYGIEPGNDGNRLILEMIEADAFGLKDFEVAESSEQGMLAQVGRADKRDEPVVFLGWEPHPMNANFDLTYLAGGDDHFGPDFGGATVYTNTRAGYVAECPNVGKLLTNLKFTLAMENEIMGAILNDSEDPEDAASAWLKANADVLAGWLDGVTTQDGGDAMAAVKAELGL; encoded by the coding sequence ATGAGATTTTTCAAAACAACAGCAGCCAGCATTTTGGTGCTTGGCACGCTTTCAACAGCCGTACAGGCAAATTGCGACGCCGTGACCTTCTCCGATGTGGGTTGGACAGATATCACCGCCACAACAGCTGCCACGACCGTCCTGCTGGATGCTCTGGGCTACGAGACAGATGTGAAAGTCCTGTCTGTGCCGGTGACGTATACGTCCATGGCACGCGGCGACATTGATGTCTTCCTCGGCAATTGGATGCCAACCATGGAAGCCGACATTGCTCCTTACCGTGAAGCTAAAACCGTAGATACAGTTCGCGAAAACCTGGAAGGTGCAAAATACACGCTTGCCACCAACGCTGCAGGCGCAAAGCTTGGCATTACAGACTTTGCCAGCATCGCCAAGAATATGGAGGCTCTGGAAGGAAAGATCTACGGCATCGAGCCAGGCAATGACGGCAACCGGCTGATCCTTGAAATGATTGAAGCCGATGCGTTTGGCCTGAAGGACTTTGAAGTGGCTGAATCCTCCGAGCAGGGCATGCTGGCGCAGGTTGGCCGGGCAGACAAGCGTGACGAGCCTGTTGTGTTTCTTGGCTGGGAGCCACACCCGATGAATGCCAATTTCGACCTGACTTATCTGGCCGGCGGCGATGACCATTTTGGTCCGGATTTTGGCGGTGCCACAGTCTACACCAACACCCGCGCGGGCTATGTTGCAGAATGCCCGAATGTGGGCAAATTGCTCACTAATCTGAAATTCACGCTGGCCATGGAAAACGAAATCATGGGCGCAATCCTGAATGACAGCGAAGATCCGGAAGATGCAGCTTCCGCATGGCTGAAAGCCAATGCAGATGTGCTGGCCGGCTGGCTCGACGGCGTTACTACTCAAGATGGCGGCGATGCCATGGCCGCTGTGAAAGCAGAACTCGGCCTCTAA
- the choW gene encoding choline ABC transporter permease subunit, producing MEWLTANKIPVGKTARSVFDWLQANGAWFFDGLAVGLETLIDGILWVLQTPHPLIIIAFFVGLTWYLQRSWKTCLLIFLGFLFILNQDYWEETTESLTLVLSACVVCMAVGVPIGIAAAHRPNLYRFMRPVLDLMQTLPTFVYLIPAIVFFGIGMVPGLMATVIFVLPAPIRLTHLGVSSTPQPLLEAADAFGATGWQKLVKVEFPYAVPQIMAGLNQTIMLSLSMVVIAALVGADGLGVPVVRALNQVNAALGFESGFVIVIVAIMLDRMLRVERRK from the coding sequence ATGGAATGGCTGACGGCAAACAAGATCCCGGTCGGCAAGACCGCCCGATCCGTATTCGACTGGTTGCAGGCCAATGGTGCCTGGTTCTTTGATGGGCTGGCCGTGGGCCTGGAAACCCTCATCGACGGCATTCTCTGGGTGCTGCAGACACCGCATCCGTTGATCATCATTGCCTTCTTTGTCGGATTGACCTGGTATCTCCAGCGTTCCTGGAAAACCTGTCTGCTCATTTTCCTGGGGTTTCTGTTTATTCTCAATCAGGACTACTGGGAAGAAACCACAGAAAGCCTGACGCTGGTTCTGTCCGCCTGTGTGGTCTGTATGGCTGTTGGCGTGCCAATTGGCATTGCGGCCGCACATAGGCCAAATCTTTATCGCTTCATGCGACCGGTTCTGGATTTGATGCAGACCCTGCCAACCTTTGTTTATCTCATTCCTGCAATTGTCTTTTTTGGCATCGGCATGGTGCCGGGTCTTATGGCCACGGTCATTTTTGTGTTGCCGGCGCCCATTCGCCTGACCCATTTGGGCGTCTCTTCAACCCCGCAACCCTTGCTGGAAGCCGCGGATGCCTTTGGTGCAACCGGCTGGCAGAAATTGGTAAAAGTGGAATTCCCTTATGCGGTGCCGCAAATCATGGCGGGCCTCAACCAGACGATCATGCTGTCGTTATCGATGGTCGTTATTGCAGCGCTTGTGGGCGCTGATGGTCTGGGCGTCCCGGTGGTTCGGGCGCTTAACCAGGTGAATGCTGCGCTCGGCTTCGAAAGTGGATTTGTCATTGTTATTGTCGCAATCATGCTGGACCGCATGCTGCGCGTGGAGCGCCGCAAATGA
- the choV gene encoding choline ABC transporter ATP-binding protein, which produces MSNAVEFDAVSIVFGSNPKSALPSMDEGKTRAEVQEQSQQVLGVHDCSLDVKAGEILVLMGLSGSGKSTLLRAVNGLNPVVRGSVRVNDGDQMIDITSADRKTLRRMRLSHVAMVFQQFGLLPWRSVRENVGLGLELGGLEVAERNSRVDTQLTLVGLSDWAERKVGELSGGMQQRVGLARAFVTEAPILLMDEPFSALDPLIRTRLQDELLDLQSSLKRTIIFVSHDLDEAFKIGDRIAIMEGGRIIQCGTPQEIFSAPANDYVADFVAHMNPLNVLCAEHIMHPVTGNAPTVTVIGQETIQNVMELLKTGGDAVGVEKDGVIVGQITQENILSALLDPRGEVDR; this is translated from the coding sequence ATGAGCAATGCTGTTGAATTTGATGCGGTTTCCATTGTGTTCGGGTCCAACCCGAAAAGCGCTCTTCCATCCATGGATGAGGGAAAGACCCGAGCCGAAGTGCAGGAGCAGAGCCAGCAGGTTCTGGGCGTGCATGATTGTTCTCTGGACGTGAAAGCCGGTGAGATTCTTGTTTTGATGGGGCTCTCGGGTTCCGGCAAATCAACCTTGCTGCGCGCCGTCAATGGCCTCAATCCGGTGGTGCGCGGATCTGTTCGCGTCAATGATGGTGATCAAATGATCGACATCACCTCTGCCGATAGGAAGACACTGAGACGCATGCGGCTGTCCCATGTTGCCATGGTGTTTCAGCAGTTTGGTCTGCTGCCATGGCGCAGTGTGCGGGAAAATGTCGGGCTGGGCCTGGAACTCGGCGGCCTTGAAGTGGCGGAACGCAACAGCCGGGTAGATACGCAATTGACGTTGGTTGGCCTGTCTGATTGGGCAGAGCGCAAGGTTGGTGAACTGTCCGGAGGCATGCAGCAGCGTGTCGGCCTTGCCCGGGCATTTGTTACAGAAGCACCAATATTGTTGATGGATGAGCCATTCTCAGCGCTCGATCCCTTGATCCGCACACGCCTGCAGGATGAGTTGCTGGATCTGCAAAGCAGTTTGAAGCGCACGATCATCTTTGTCAGCCATGATTTGGATGAAGCCTTCAAGATTGGCGACCGCATTGCCATTATGGAAGGCGGGCGGATTATCCAGTGTGGCACGCCGCAAGAGATTTTTTCAGCACCGGCCAATGATTATGTGGCCGATTTTGTGGCCCATATGAACCCGCTAAACGTGCTGTGTGCAGAACATATTATGCACCCTGTTACAGGCAATGCACCAACGGTGACGGTCATCGGTCAGGAAACGATCCAGAACGTTATGGAACTGTTGAAGACCGGTGGCGATGCTGTCGGGGTGGAGAAAGACGGTGTGATCGTTGGCCAGATCACGCAGGAAAACATCCTGTCGGCGTTGCTGGATCCGCGTGGAGAAGTGGACAGATAG
- a CDS encoding cytochrome c, with translation MFASQNALSSAEDTAAVQLGSEVYASNCASCHGENLEGQPNWRRPGKDGLLPAPPHDETGHTWHHTDDVLFGITKYGLAEFAGLEGYESAMPIYRDVLSDAEITAVLSFIKSRWPDDVQARHDAMNEQAAQNKSRE, from the coding sequence ATGTTTGCCTCCCAAAACGCCCTTTCCAGCGCAGAAGATACCGCAGCAGTCCAACTTGGCAGCGAAGTCTATGCGTCCAATTGTGCGTCCTGCCATGGTGAAAACCTTGAGGGCCAGCCGAATTGGCGCCGTCCGGGCAAAGACGGCCTTCTGCCCGCGCCACCACATGATGAAACCGGGCACACGTGGCATCACACCGATGACGTGTTGTTTGGAATTACCAAATACGGACTGGCTGAATTTGCAGGGCTTGAGGGCTATGAAAGCGCTATGCCCATCTACAGGGACGTTCTGAGCGACGCCGAAATAACGGCTGTATTGTCCTTCATTAAATCACGTTGGCCGGACGATGTGCAGGCGCGGCATGACGCAATGAATGAGCAAGCTGCGCAAAACAAATCCCGCGAATAG
- a CDS encoding L,D-transpeptidase, whose translation MNFDDNTARPPSRRAFVLGSASILGLAVSGCTTATDDSAGDTEGRFSNYASMYGPLPSEKFPIPGIDLDKVPSKFRRRSVSYRTNEKPGTIIVDTSSHYLYLVEPGGKAMRYGVGLGRAGFAWSGRARVAWKRPWPTWTPPDEMIARRPELRKYSADNGGMQPGLNNPLGARALYIFEGNKDTLYRVHGTPEYWTIGKSVSSGCVRMINQDVIDLYKRVRSNAEILVV comes from the coding sequence ATGAATTTTGATGACAATACGGCACGCCCGCCCTCACGGCGCGCTTTCGTGCTGGGAAGCGCCAGTATTCTGGGCCTTGCGGTTTCGGGCTGTACAACAGCCACAGATGATAGCGCAGGCGATACTGAAGGCAGGTTCAGCAATTATGCGTCGATGTATGGGCCACTGCCCAGTGAGAAATTCCCAATTCCCGGAATTGATCTGGACAAGGTGCCATCCAAATTCAGGCGTCGCAGTGTCAGCTATCGAACCAACGAAAAGCCCGGGACGATCATTGTCGATACGTCTTCGCACTACCTCTATCTGGTCGAGCCAGGTGGCAAGGCAATGCGCTACGGGGTTGGCCTTGGCCGTGCCGGTTTCGCATGGTCTGGCCGTGCAAGAGTCGCCTGGAAGCGGCCATGGCCGACATGGACGCCGCCCGACGAGATGATTGCAAGACGTCCTGAGCTGCGCAAATACAGCGCAGATAATGGCGGAATGCAACCAGGTCTAAACAATCCGCTCGGTGCGCGTGCGCTGTATATATTTGAGGGCAACAAAGACACGTTGTACCGCGTTCATGGCACGCCGGAATACTGGACAATCGGCAAGTCGGTTTCCAGCGGCTGCGTGCGCATGATCAATCAGGATGTGATTGATTTGTACAAGCGCGTGCGGTCCAATGCAGAGATACTGGTGGTATAA
- a CDS encoding L,D-transpeptidase — translation MLTRRNLLLGISALVATAPLPALAAKPKNFRLDSKFKPRTVRFKGYPVGTIVVDQRKHFLYLVTGRGRARRYGVGLGKAGLAFNGSATIGRKAKWPRWTPTANMIRRDPRRYKKYAGGLPGGINNPLGARALYLHRNGRDTLFRIHGTTEPWSIGRNVSSGCVRMINAHVEDLYERVRIGAKVVVI, via the coding sequence ATGCTTACAAGACGGAACCTCCTACTCGGCATCTCGGCACTTGTTGCGACAGCACCGCTGCCCGCTCTGGCTGCCAAACCGAAAAACTTCCGACTGGACTCCAAATTCAAGCCACGCACTGTGCGGTTCAAAGGATATCCGGTCGGCACGATTGTTGTCGACCAGCGCAAACATTTCCTGTATCTCGTCACCGGACGTGGACGTGCGCGACGTTACGGGGTTGGCCTTGGTAAGGCGGGTCTGGCCTTTAACGGCTCAGCCACTATTGGTCGTAAAGCCAAATGGCCGCGCTGGACACCAACGGCGAATATGATCCGACGTGATCCTCGTCGCTACAAAAAATATGCAGGTGGCTTGCCTGGCGGTATCAACAACCCGCTTGGCGCAAGGGCCTTATATCTCCACCGTAATGGCCGTGATACGCTGTTTCGGATACATGGAACAACTGAGCCGTGGTCCATTGGACGAAACGTATCCAGTGGATGCGTGCGCATGATAAATGCGCACGTGGAAGATCTTTATGAACGCGTCAGGATTGGCGCAAAGGTAGTTGTAATATGA